In Panicum virgatum strain AP13 chromosome 5K, P.virgatum_v5, whole genome shotgun sequence, the genomic window AAAAACCCAAGCCTCACACCAATGGACTGGGTTCAATTTATTGTCTCTGTTGTCATTGGACTTGTAAGTGGCCTGGAATCGATTCCATTTGATTCATTTGTGAATTGCGGTACTTCCACCTTCTAATTTAGTTATGTCACAACACATAGGTTACACTCATCAGTTCACTCGAAATGCCTAAAGCAGATTTCTGGGTTGTAATCGCCATCCTTTCTGCCCTGGCTGGATATTGTGCTAAGATCTATTTCTCGTGAGTATCTTAGTTGATTTGTTTTAAGTTTTGTTCATTCTATCAGTAATTTTTGTTATGAAGCAATGCAAAATGGTGGAATTTTTTATGCAGGTTTCAACAGAACATGGCAACCTACCAAAACCTAATCACTCAATCCATGTATGATAAACAGCTAGATAGTGGGAAAGGCACACTACTGCACCTCTGCGATGATGTGATTCAACAGGAGGTAGGTTTAGACTTGCACAATGTATTCTCTTGAGAATCAACCCCCCAAAAAGAGACAAATGTTGGTTCAGACATTTGAATTCGAAGCTTAGCTAACAATTCACTCCATCCTTGTGGTTTCAAATGCTCAGGTCAAGGAGGTCATAATAGCCTACTATATTTTGATGGAAAATGGAAAGGCTACCAGCGATGTATATATATTGTTCTTCCCTTTTAAAAATGTATACTTTATTCCTGCACTTGCTCTTGTGGAAgaataattaaaattaaatatttgtGTGTTCTCAATGTGCTAGGATCTTGACTTGCAATGTGAGGAATTAATCCAGGAAGAGTTTGGCTTGCAATGCAATTTTGAGGTGATGGATGCTGTTCAAAAGCTGGAGAGGCTTGGTATCATTACAAGAGTGAGTTCTCACATCTTTTTTTCTCTTATTTCCACTTTGTTAAAGCATGTGGGTGGTTTCTCTACTCCCTACCCATCCTAATAATGAAATCTGCTTTCCATCCAGGATTCTATTGGAAGAATTTGTTGTGTTCCTCTAAGGCGTGCCAATGAGATCATCGGTGCTACCACGGAAGAGCTGGTTATGAAAGCAAGGCAAAGCTAGCGAGCTTGATTTGAACAAGGTTATCCTGTTGTAAATTCTTGCCTTAGTACAACTTTTACAGTACTCCAGGAAGGCCTAACACTAAACTCTTGCATATCAGGTGGGGTAAATACATTCTGGCCATCTCCAGAATGACAGAATAGTTCTCCAGTGAAAATTATGAGAAATCGGGttgtattgttttttttttccttttgttggaTCTGCTGTATTGTGGAATATATGAAGTGTGTTGTAAGCATGTAGCATTGTTTTTATAGCAAACGAGGCAGTAGGATGTTCAAGAActaataaagaaaataattgTTCTGCTAACGCAAATTTCTCCAACACATGGTACAAGGGCGGTAAATATTGTTGTGAACTGCGCATTAATGTCCATGCGAGCTTATCACAGTACAGGTAATGCTGACCGTTCACTGCATTCTGCAGTTTGCACACTGAGCCACTGACATTGGCAGCTTGATCTGTATTGCTGTTCCTCACCTGTGAACTGGAAGCTCCGCATTCCGTGAAAATTTAGGATGCTAGGGTGTAAACAAATTGTAGGTTAATCACAGATTAACCAGAGGACCAGCATCATACTGAGTTCTTGTGAGTCGATTACTATTAATTCGATACCTGAATTTTCCAGACTTGAAAAATGGATAAGGAAAAGGCAGCAAAATTCCTGGACGCTACATGTCCAATAGCATTATCCAGTGTGTTTCTGCCTCTTTGCAGCGAGCTATATAAGTGCAGGGTCCAGTGGTGCGGAGCAGAGAGCAGAGAGCCAAGCTCATCGCTTGAAGTGAGATAATGAGCAGCAGCAACGTGGTGTCCGGCATCTCCGCGTCACCATCTGCAGCCGCTGGTGCTCGCCGTCCCCATGGCGCGGTGAAGCAGCTGAGGATAAAGGTAGCGCAGCCACAGCAGCTGctgcacggccgccgccggcaaagcaACGGCAGGGGCAGCGCGGTGGTGGCGAAGGCCGGGCCCGGGGCGCTGTCGGAGATCGAGCCGGACCTGAACGAGGACCCCATCGACCGGTGGCGCACCCCCGGCATCAGCCCGGTCCGTTCCTTCTCTCGATTCATTTCCTTCAGAATTCTGACTGTGCtatctgaactctgaagaaaTGGGTAGCGTTCGTTCATGGATGTTGGACAATAATCTGTGTGTTGCAGGAGGACTTTGAGTTCGGAAAGTACGATGGACACCACACCTATCATGAAGGCCATGGTCTTATCCTAAAAACTTCCTTGTCATTTTATCGCTTTACTGGTATCCTTGCAAGAAGGAACACTGATTGTTATGTGATGTGGTGAAACAAACACTGCAAACAACTGCGATGCCGATGCCCTTTCTGAAGACAAGAAGGGATTCTGGGAGGATGTCTCTGAATGGTACCAAGAAGCTGAGCCTCCTCAGGGCTTTCAAGGTACTGTACTCTTTTAGCCCCTCTGATCTTTCTCCTTCAGTGGCAGTGAAAAAACCTTTGCTCATCAGCATAAATGGCAATCTCTTTGCAGCACTCATCTCCTGGGCATTTCCTCCTGCAATCATCCTTGGCATGGCTTTCAATGTACCGGTATGGACTGAATCCTTCTACTGTGCCCTGATAGAACATGAGAAATCTTTTCCAGTTTTCTATGCGAATCCATTGAATTGTTTCATGTGAAATTCCTGGGTTGCAGACATTAACCAAACTTTTCACCCTACTTTTATGCAATATTTACTGACTGGAGATGTGCCTGCTTGTGCCACCAGGGCGAGTACCTCTATATCGGGGCAGGTATCTGGATCATCGTGTTCTGCATCATCGAGATGCAGAAGCCGGACAAGCCGCACAACTTTGAGCCGGAGATCTACATGATGGAGAGGTCGGCTCGCGACAAGCTCATCGCCGACTACAACTCCATGGACATCTGGGACTTCAACGAGAAGTACGGCGAGCTCTGGGACTTCACCGTCAACACCAGGGAAGACATTGTCAAATCAAGCTAGATCGTCATGTGGCACAAGCCTTCCAAGCAAATCAAGCATAGCATAGCTGCTAGGGAAAAAAAACTCTTGAATGAAACTATGAAAGGAATAACAATGTGTGTATCTTCATGACTGAGGTTCTCAGCCCTGTAAAAACGGAGGACCTGAAAATCTGTTTTATCTCCTCACATAATTCATCTATGTCAGGCATCTCGCAGAACATGCTCTGCAGAATAGCGAGCAGCTGTTGCTTCGACTTCCTGCATGGTTTCTTATGTTTTCTCCAGTTTTGAGAAAACAGAAGCAGGACTGATTCACTGAACATTTAGAGCTTCTGGTTTGCCACCACCCACACAATCTTGTTATAGGAGTATCCAACAAACAGGAAATGCCATTCCTCCTTAAAATCTtttcagaaaaaagaaagaacaaagaataaaatattttcggaaaaagaaagaacaaaaaaaaacaccagGGTAAGAAAATCCAAAAGAAGGGTAAGCCTCTCAGCTGTTCCTTTTTTGTACACTTGGGATGCAGCTTACTCAAGATTCGCTATGAAGACAAGAGAAATCTTTTGGAAGAGAACAAGGCGAATCTACTGCCCTGATGTGAGAACTAGTTTTGCTACAAGATGCTAGGCATTCCGTTCTTCACCTTGATGTTCTGAAGAGCTGGCTACCAAGAGTCACGATTGGGGTATGTTCTGTCATGACTGTCGTCAAGCTGATCTCCTGCTCGTGAATCCGGTGTATTTCAGCCTCCACCAAGCTCATTGATGGACGCTGCTCGCTCATTGGGTTCACGCACCATGACGTCAAGCGCAgcaattctttcatgctttctgAGGTGAAACCACTGGTCATTCTGTTGTCTGCAATTGCAGAGATATCACTTGATTCCTCGAAGTTCTGCACCTGCATATCCACAGATACAAAATGTACGGTACTTTAGTGTGGATATGATAATTAAGAGAAGAGTTAAATATGTCACTAGAGAAAGGGAAAACTTGGTGTAATATTCAAAGAAAAGATGTGGACAAAGCATCAGTAGTGTTGGAATTTACCCATTGAATTATGTGTTGATCAGACACAGCTCTCCGTCCGCTAACCAACTCCAcaaggaacacaccaaaactgtAGACATCGCTTTGTATGGAAAAGTTCAGGCTCATGGATTCCCTCATTCTGATCATGCAACAGGAAGTTCCATCAAACTCAAGTAATGAATTGGTACTAGTGGACACAACACATTGAAAGCAAATGATTTGTATCCATCTGATGTGATCAATGAATGTAAGAATTACAACGAATATGTGTGCCTTTGTTACCGAGGATCAACAAAAGAATCATTAGCTGTTCTGGAAGACAGTCCTGTAACACCGAGTCGATCAAGCAAGCCTGGAATCCCAGTATCCGCAACTTTTGGTACTAAATCCTCATCCACAAGTACATTAGAAGTTTTGAAGTTCATATGGATCGCAGGGGGGCTCAGAGAATGCAGGTAGCTCAGGCCTGAGTAACAAGAAAAGATTATTTATGTACTTGCCAGAATATCATTGATGCAGAAAATGAGTCTTAATGGATATGAAGTTATGAGCTTCTAGATTATATTTCGAACAATAAGGGAAAGTATAGAGTTGGTTTACATGTTAGACTTACCTTTAGCAGTTCCATGAGCAATAGAAAGTCTATGCTTAAATTCTAGCCTTACACCTGCAGCATGGCTGTTACCTACGAAAGGAGCAGAAGAATTACCAACCTACGACACCATTATCATACATAAGAATAATATAATAGAAAATACAATGAAAATTACCATGCAAATGTGCTGAGACGCTGCCATTGGGGATATATTCATAAACTAGCATCTGCATGCCATTCTCCTGGCAGTACCCCAAAAGTTTTACAAGGTTCCGATGCTGGAGAGATGATAGGTAATTAACCTGAGAAGAAAACAGGACCGATGCTTGAGCTTAAAACAATCTAAGGAGTGTGTGGAGCAAGGTGTgctatattttaaattatatcAGCAAATAGGGGTTAACCCTTTGCTAGAAAACAGGATCTTTTCTTCACGAGGAAAAAAATGATAATAGACAGAATATTCGACAAATTCAGGACCAGAAATTACTGAAGAGAACATTTGGATAAGTAAAATTATGTTACCTCTTGAACGAATTCCTGGCTAGGAGGAGAATGCCGTCTTTTAACAGCTACAATTGTGCCATCCTGGAGCAAACCCTTGTATACCTCTCCAAACATTCCCTGTCCAATAAAATTCGCATTGCTGAAATTCCTTGTAGCCAAATTTAGTTCCTCCAAAGTCAGACATCTTGCTCCCTGTGACTCTGATAGATGGGAGGCGAAGCTGTTACTTAAAGAAAAATTGGATCTTTCGATGAATTATTTGAAGTTTTAAGGTATTATAAGAAGTAACTTAACCAGTACCTGGTAGAGCTTGACCTGATGAACTACTTTCTGAAGAGTCTGAAGTTCTTCTGCGATGCCGCAGGCAAAGTACAATCGCAACTATGACAATACCTAGTACTATCAAGCCTCCCACAGCACCTCCTAGAGCTTCTGCAAGAAGTCTTGACATCTAGTACGGGATATCCTCTCTCAGGATATGGCAATAATCTTTGTAGCCACAGTGATGAAGTCTGCAGATTTAAAACCTAAAGAGTAGTACATTAAATTTGTCTGACTTTATATCTTGAATTCATAAGGAAGAACACCAATGTACAGATTGTTTGTTATGCCAGTTCAGAGAGTGAATTGACAAATGCAAGTGTGCCGCATGGACTGATTGATCAAAAGATAAAGTTAAAtcactaataatatatttacacATAAACCATGGATAAAGTTAAATCGGCAAATGCATCATTTTCTTGTCAACTTAATTTTTTGTCTCAGTATGACATGTCTGTCTCTCAGATTTGTCGCCGTGTAGTGGCAAAATTAGGGAAGCACACTTTAATCGTGGAAATAGCAGTACAGATGAAGCTACTAGTAACATATAAACCTAGAGAATAAGCTCTGTtttcaaggcgtcgcctaggcgacaaggcggtggcggctcgccttgcttaaggtctcgccttagcccgcctaggcgtcgcctaggcgataaggcggtggtggatcgcctcgcctcgccttaccgctttaaaaacatAGAGAATAAGACTAATATATTATCAACAGAAAAAAATGGAATTGTCAGATATCCAGAATTGGATATTATGTGGCaacgtgcagtagcaaaattaGGAAAGCACATGACATTGGGGGCACGCATGACACTACTAGTAACGCATAAATTTGGCGAAAAAGATGATCGCATTATCATATGGGGAAACAGGGATTTGTCGGATATCTGAAATTGGACATTATGTGGCAACATGCAGTGGCAAAATTAGGAAAGCAAATTTTGATCATGACATGAGCAGTAGGGACGAATCAACTAGTAACACATAAATTTGGCAGAATAGGCAATTATATTATGAAACAGAAAACAGGGAATTGTCGGATATCCACAATTGACATTATGTGGTGACAGTCACACAGATTGAGctttgaactttttttttcctggtATAATGATTGGCTGATTGCAGACCATCATTCAAATTTTTCGCGCCATAAACGGATGAGAAAATTGTCACGGTAACTACAATGACATGTTCCAGACAGTGACTCCAAAATGTGCAACaaaatatattttgctatgaaattttttttgaaagcctTTTGCTATGATAATCTGCACTTATAAGTATGCTCTTACTACTGCAACAAATATGAGTAAGCTGCAGTGTACATCAAACCATGAACATGAATGCATTCTTGCTTGAACTGCTTGCCTCTTGAAGCTGTGCACATACATGTTTGGTTGATGTTATTTAGAAGCAGTAACAATTTGCAAACGAACAATGTGGCATTGGCTACTATCTGAATTCTGAACTCAGTAACAGAAAGGCAGCTGTTCCGAGAAGCTAAATTCTTGCTGGCGACCATGTTTAATTCTTGCTCGGTTGTCCATGTTACTCGGTCTTGTAATACTGTTGCTCACAACTTAGCTAGTTATGGTCGTGGTCGGGACCCGGATCATCCTGTCATCTGGATGTATCCCCTCCCTGATTTTGTAAACGATTTGCTGGTCCGTGATCGCACGGCTCCTTGAATAAAGTCGCGAGCATTAccataaaaaaaaacaaggacTGCTGATTTTCTGATTCTCCTTATGATCAACAAAAAAATCATCACTTCTGGCCAAAGCACAAATTAAGATAACTCAAAAAACCCACATGTTTCACACTCTATCCCAAAAAATACAGCGTTTCCACCCGATTCCACCCTCATATGCAAAAATCGCAAATTTTAGTTGAAGGCTACACCATACCTGCAGATTGCCTAGGCCTCCTGGCATCATTTCCGTCCAAGCGCAGCAGTAGCATCAAATGCTGAATCCATTCTGCGGACAGCAAAACGTGTTCCCACAGATTCTTCACTctgctcgtcttcctcctcctgtcA contains:
- the LOC120709156 gene encoding photosynthetic NDH subunit of subcomplex B 5, chloroplastic-like — encoded protein: MSSSNVVSGISASPSAAAGARRPHGAVKQLRIKVAQPQQLLHGRRRQSNGRGSAVVAKAGPGALSEIEPDLNEDPIDRWRTPGISPEDFEFGKYDGHHTYHEGHDKKGFWEDVSEWYQEAEPPQGFQALISWAFPPAIILGMAFNVPGEYLYIGAGIWIIVFCIIEMQKPDKPHNFEPEIYMMERSARDKLIADYNSMDIWDFNEKYGELWDFTVNTREDIVKSS
- the LOC120709154 gene encoding leucine-rich repeat receptor protein kinase HPCA1-like, giving the protein MSRLLAEALGGAVGGLIVLGIVIVAIVLCLRHRRRTSDSSESSSSGQALPESQGARCLTLEELNLATRNFSNANFIGQGMFGEVYKGLLQDGTIVAVKRRHSPPSQEFVQEVNYLSSLQHRNLVKLLGYCQENGMQMLVYEYIPNGSVSAHLHGNSHAAGVRLEFKHRLSIAHGTAKGLSYLHSLSPPAIHMNFKTSNVLVDEDLVPKVADTGIPGLLDRLGVTGLSSRTANDSFVDPRMRESMSLNFSIQSDVYSFGVFLVELVSGRRAVSDQHIIQWVQNFEESSDISAIADNRMTSGFTSESMKELLRLTSWCVNPMSEQRPSMSLVEAEIHRIHEQEISLTTVMTEHTPIVTLGSQLFRTSR